One genomic window of Cellulophaga sp. Hel_I_12 includes the following:
- a CDS encoding ATP-binding cassette domain-containing protein: MNSKHWTIYIDRTVDSRNFIADLVDGNPPKALAYLKDLNGTVLSKVSIDAFIREEELHEIKYTTTQTKQSLKSMSSGEQQKNVLNFLLTRDPDYLILDHPFDTLDVASRKNLKVRLENIGLHTIIIILISRKNDALNFIKNKAYLTSDGNFEKLDKLSNLINKEDEKLFSQKIPKPALPSAYKEAILIDLKNVQVAFNAIPILKNINWTISTGEFWQLKGCNGSGKTTLLSMITGENSKGYGQELYLFGNKKGSGESIWDIRKNIGYYAPMLTHNYKGQNTTENMLISGLNDSIGLYQIPTEQQKKLADEWLKVLGLKAFKDTLFSDLTQGNQRLVMVGRAMIKQPHLLILDEPTENLDDQSAALFVALTNKIAQETKTTIIYVSHRTEVGLEPNRIFELQKTKEGSIGMVLK, from the coding sequence ATGAACTCAAAGCATTGGACCATTTATATTGATCGGACGGTGGATAGCCGTAATTTTATTGCTGATCTAGTGGATGGAAATCCTCCGAAAGCTTTAGCCTATTTAAAAGACTTAAATGGCACAGTACTATCTAAAGTATCTATTGATGCCTTTATACGAGAAGAAGAGCTACATGAAATAAAATACACCACTACACAAACGAAGCAATCTTTAAAATCGATGTCGAGTGGGGAACAACAAAAAAATGTGCTGAATTTCTTGTTAACTAGAGATCCCGACTATCTTATTTTGGATCATCCCTTTGATACTCTAGATGTAGCTTCAAGAAAAAATTTAAAAGTAAGATTAGAAAATATTGGGTTACATACCATTATTATAATCCTAATAAGCCGAAAAAATGACGCTTTAAATTTTATTAAAAACAAAGCCTATTTAACATCAGACGGAAATTTTGAAAAACTAGATAAACTTTCGAATCTTATAAACAAAGAGGACGAAAAACTATTCTCACAAAAAATTCCTAAACCCGCGCTTCCATCAGCGTACAAAGAGGCTATTTTAATTGACCTTAAAAATGTTCAGGTAGCTTTTAATGCTATTCCCATTCTAAAAAATATAAATTGGACTATTTCTACAGGAGAGTTTTGGCAATTAAAAGGCTGTAACGGAAGTGGAAAAACTACCTTACTTTCAATGATTACGGGAGAAAATAGTAAAGGTTATGGCCAAGAATTATATCTTTTTGGAAATAAAAAAGGGAGCGGAGAAAGCATTTGGGATATCAGAAAAAATATCGGGTATTACGCTCCAATGTTAACCCATAATTATAAAGGGCAGAATACCACCGAAAACATGCTTATTTCGGGCCTTAACGATTCTATAGGTTTATACCAAATACCGACTGAGCAACAAAAAAAACTTGCAGACGAGTGGCTAAAGGTTTTAGGTTTAAAAGCATTTAAAGACACTTTATTCTCTGATTTAACCCAAGGAAATCAAAGGCTAGTCATGGTGGGCAGAGCTATGATAAAACAACCCCATTTATTAATTCTAGACGAGCCCACTGAAAATTTAGATGACCAAAGTGCCGCGCTTTTTGTTGCCCTTACTAACAAAATAGCCCAAGAAACGAAGACTACAATTATTTATGTATCCCATAGAACCGAAGTTGGCCTGGAACCAAATCGCATCTTTGAACTTCAAAAAACCAAGGAAGGATCTATTGGCATGGTTTTAAAATAA
- the lgt gene encoding prolipoprotein diacylglyceryl transferase has product MYFLGFTWNPDDTLFKIGFVQIKYYNLLWIAAFAVGWYMMKKIFLKEKKTVEQLDSLFIYTVLATMLGARLGHVFFYDWSYYKNHMLEILLPIRESASGSLFGFINGYEFTGFTGLASHGAAIGIIVAMYLYVRKNPEFKVLWILDRIVIPVAIGAFFVRLGNFFNSEIVGKIVDKSFIFATKFVRNTVDPSVETGDLKYGEALRLTNAKTSNIAYDLIENNKNFAERLAAIPYRHPAQLYEGISYIFVFIILYYFYWKTDKKDKPGFLFGTFLVLLWSIRFFVEFVKERQNSLDESLELLSIGQWLSIPFVLIGLYFMFKPKNVK; this is encoded by the coding sequence ATGTATTTTTTAGGTTTTACTTGGAATCCAGACGACACACTTTTTAAAATCGGATTCGTTCAAATAAAATATTACAACCTCTTATGGATTGCCGCCTTTGCTGTTGGCTGGTACATGATGAAAAAGATTTTTCTGAAAGAGAAAAAAACGGTTGAACAATTAGATTCCCTTTTTATTTATACGGTTTTGGCCACTATGCTTGGTGCGCGCTTAGGGCATGTATTTTTCTATGATTGGTCGTATTATAAAAATCATATGCTAGAAATTTTACTTCCTATTCGAGAAAGTGCGAGTGGAAGTCTTTTTGGTTTTATCAATGGTTATGAATTTACAGGCTTTACAGGGCTAGCGAGTCATGGAGCAGCTATTGGTATTATTGTAGCCATGTATTTATACGTGCGAAAAAATCCAGAATTTAAAGTCTTATGGATTTTAGATCGCATTGTTATTCCTGTGGCCATAGGAGCATTTTTTGTGCGTTTAGGAAACTTTTTCAATTCAGAAATTGTAGGTAAAATAGTAGATAAGTCTTTTATATTTGCCACTAAATTTGTTAGAAATACAGTAGATCCTAGTGTTGAAACTGGGGACCTAAAATATGGAGAAGCGCTACGACTCACAAATGCGAAAACCTCAAATATCGCTTACGATTTAATTGAAAATAACAAAAATTTCGCGGAAAGATTAGCAGCAATACCCTACCGTCATCCAGCACAATTGTATGAAGGTATTAGTTATATTTTTGTCTTTATAATTCTTTATTACTTTTATTGGAAGACCGATAAAAAAGATAAACCAGGGTTTTTATTCGGTACTTTTTTAGTGCTACTATGGTCTATTCGGTTTTTTGTGGAGTTTGTAAAAGAACGTCAAAATTCTTTAGACGAATCTTTAGAATTGTTATCCATAGGGCAATGGTTAAGCATTCCTTTTGTGCTTATTGGCCTCTACTTTATGTTCAAGCCGAAAAACGTAAAATAA
- the secDF gene encoding protein translocase subunit SecDF has translation MQNKGLIKLFAFLFGLVSIYQLSYTFITNNVEEKAASFAENTISSTENDFSNLRKEVETRYLDSIGEQSILGFTTYNEAKKKELNKGLDLKGGINVTLQISVKDILKGLANNTTNAIFNKALAEADVASKSSSDTYVDLFFQAFDNLKGDTKLASPEIFANKGLSDLINFQMTDEQVKPIIRTKIDESIISAFEVLRERIDGFGVTQPNIQREGTSGRILVELPGAKDISRAQELLSSTAQLEFWETYRPDNQFLSKFLFDANEKLKTIVEVDQPESIVKEESEIDSLLSDVAQDSIDFASEVNPLGNLLIPGDPNSYSFVRAATKDTAQISAYLGMPEIRRLIPKELQFVKFLWERPTEGSEIVGLFAVKSNRMATPRISGDVVSDASDVFDQRNRPAVSMSMNTRGAKEWEKLTSEANLNNTGIAIVLDNKVYTAPGVSQVGGISGGRSEITGTFTLNETKDIANVLRAGKLPAKAEIVQSEIVGPSLGQEAIDSGFNSFAIAMVFVLVWMIFYYGKAGVFADIALIFNILLIFGVLTSIQAVLTLPGIAGIVLTIGMSVDANVLIFERIKEEILKGKGKSLAIADGFKNALSSILDANITTGLTAIILFVFGTGPIKGFATTLIIGILTSLFTAIFVTRLLIGWYLGAKERRLDFYTGLTKNLFKNVHINFLSKRKIAYVLSTFFVLVGLYSLFFGPGLQQGVDFVGGRSYQVRFEKAVSASEMATELNQIFGSGTNVKTFGEDNQVMITTPYKVDVEGTEVDVEIQDKLYTTLQKYLPDGTSFEDFSIANDGKAIGIMSSKKVGPTIADDIKNNAFWAIIGSLGVVFLYILFRFRKWQFSLGAVVAVFHDVLIVLGIFSIFGKIMPFNMEIDQAFIAAILTVIGYSLNDTVIVFDRIREIIAERGWKAGENTNLALNSTLGRTLNTSLTTIIVLLAIFTFGGDSLRGFMFAMIIGIVVGTYSSLFIATPVMFDTLNKKEQEGQ, from the coding sequence ATGCAAAATAAAGGACTTATAAAGCTTTTCGCTTTTTTGTTTGGATTGGTAAGTATCTACCAATTATCTTACACATTCATCACAAACAATGTTGAAGAAAAGGCAGCAAGCTTTGCTGAAAACACAATTTCCAGTACAGAAAATGATTTTTCTAATCTTAGGAAAGAGGTTGAAACTAGGTATTTAGACTCCATAGGGGAGCAATCTATCCTAGGATTTACTACCTACAATGAAGCAAAGAAAAAAGAGCTAAACAAAGGTTTAGATTTAAAAGGAGGTATTAACGTGACTCTTCAAATATCGGTAAAGGATATTTTAAAGGGCTTAGCCAATAATACAACCAATGCCATTTTTAATAAAGCTTTGGCAGAAGCCGATGTGGCTTCGAAAAGCAGCAGCGATACTTATGTTGATTTATTTTTTCAAGCATTTGATAATTTAAAAGGCGATACAAAGTTAGCGTCTCCTGAGATTTTTGCAAACAAAGGACTAAGTGATTTGATTAATTTTCAAATGACTGATGAGCAGGTGAAACCTATTATCAGAACTAAAATTGATGAATCAATCATATCTGCTTTTGAAGTACTAAGAGAGCGTATCGATGGTTTTGGTGTTACACAGCCAAACATTCAACGTGAAGGTACTTCGGGTCGTATTTTGGTAGAATTGCCAGGAGCAAAAGATATTTCTAGAGCGCAAGAATTGCTTTCAAGTACAGCACAATTAGAGTTTTGGGAAACCTACAGACCGGATAATCAATTTTTAAGTAAGTTCTTATTTGATGCAAATGAGAAATTAAAAACTATTGTCGAGGTAGACCAGCCTGAAAGTATAGTAAAGGAAGAATCTGAAATAGACTCGCTATTATCCGATGTTGCACAAGATTCAATTGATTTCGCCAGTGAAGTAAATCCTCTAGGAAATTTATTGATCCCGGGAGATCCAAACAGCTATTCATTTGTTAGAGCAGCAACTAAGGATACGGCTCAGATTAGTGCGTATTTAGGCATGCCTGAAATTCGCAGATTAATCCCTAAAGAATTACAGTTCGTAAAGTTTTTATGGGAAAGACCAACAGAAGGTTCTGAAATTGTAGGATTGTTTGCTGTAAAATCAAACAGAATGGCTACACCAAGAATTAGTGGTGATGTGGTTAGTGATGCAAGTGATGTATTTGATCAGCGTAATAGACCCGCCGTTAGTATGAGTATGAATACGCGTGGCGCTAAAGAATGGGAAAAATTAACTAGCGAAGCCAATCTTAATAACACAGGGATCGCGATTGTTTTAGATAACAAGGTATATACCGCACCAGGAGTATCACAAGTTGGTGGTATTTCAGGGGGGCGTTCTGAAATCACAGGGACTTTTACATTAAATGAAACCAAAGATATTGCCAATGTTTTAAGAGCTGGTAAATTGCCTGCAAAAGCAGAGATTGTACAATCAGAAATTGTAGGGCCTTCTTTAGGGCAAGAAGCTATTGATAGTGGTTTCAACTCTTTTGCCATTGCCATGGTTTTTGTTTTAGTTTGGATGATTTTTTACTACGGTAAAGCAGGTGTTTTTGCAGATATCGCATTGATATTCAATATTTTGTTAATCTTCGGTGTATTAACCAGTATCCAAGCTGTTTTAACCTTACCCGGTATTGCTGGTATCGTTTTAACTATCGGTATGTCTGTGGATGCGAACGTGCTTATCTTTGAGCGTATAAAAGAAGAAATATTAAAAGGCAAGGGTAAATCCTTAGCGATTGCTGATGGTTTTAAAAATGCATTATCCTCGATTTTAGATGCAAATATTACTACTGGACTTACGGCAATTATACTATTCGTATTTGGTACAGGACCTATCAAAGGTTTTGCTACTACCTTGATTATTGGTATTTTAACCTCGTTATTTACAGCGATTTTTGTAACCAGATTGTTAATCGGATGGTATTTAGGAGCTAAAGAAAGAAGATTAGATTTCTATACAGGATTAACTAAAAACTTATTCAAAAATGTTCACATAAATTTCTTATCAAAAAGAAAAATAGCTTATGTGTTATCTACCTTTTTTGTTTTAGTTGGGTTGTATTCTTTATTTTTTGGACCTGGACTGCAACAAGGTGTTGACTTCGTGGGTGGTAGATCATACCAAGTTCGTTTTGAGAAAGCGGTGAGTGCATCAGAAATGGCAACAGAATTAAACCAAATTTTTGGAAGTGGTACCAATGTTAAAACCTTTGGTGAGGATAATCAAGTAATGATTACGACACCTTATAAAGTTGATGTTGAAGGTACTGAGGTTGATGTTGAAATTCAAGATAAACTATATACTACTTTACAAAAGTACTTGCCAGACGGAACTAGCTTTGAAGATTTTTCAATAGCTAACGACGGTAAGGCCATTGGAATTATGTCTTCTAAAAAGGTTGGGCCAACCATAGCAGATGATATTAAGAACAATGCATTTTGGGCAATTATAGGCTCATTAGGTGTCGTGTTTTTATACATCTTATTCCGTTTCCGTAAATGGCAATTCTCTTTAGGGGCGGTAGTGGCAGTTTTTCATGACGTTTTAATTGTACTTGGTATCTTTTCTATTTTTGGTAAAATAATGCCTTTTAATATGGAAATTGATCAGGCGTTTATCGCAGCTATTCTAACCGTTATTGGGTATTCATTAAACGATACTGTAATTGTATTTGACCGTATTCGTGAGATTATTGCGGAAAGAGGTTGGAAAGCTGGTGAAAACACCAATTTGGCCTTGAATAGTACTTTAGGAAGAACCTTAAATACTTCTTTAACAACGATTATTGTATTGCTAGCTATATTTACTTTTGGTGGGGATTCATTACGAGGATTTATGTTTGCAATGATAATAGGTATCGTAGTAGGAACATATTCGTCGTTGTTCATTGCAACACCTGTAATGTTTGATACGTTGAACAAGAAAGAGCAAGAGGGGCAATAA
- a CDS encoding DUF192 domain-containing protein: protein MKILPKIITFFFIVLSANFLGCKEESKLEVKTTPIEFKKEGALFIYKSKSDSVVAKFDIEIAETPYETETGLMYRKSMLGNRGMLFIFPDVAMHSFYMKNTEIPLDIIFINEDLKIASFQKNAEPFNENGLSSQVPIKYVLEVNAGLADKFLLEAKDSVVFTRD, encoded by the coding sequence ATGAAAATACTACCCAAAATTATCACTTTCTTTTTTATCGTGTTAAGCGCTAATTTTTTGGGTTGTAAGGAAGAATCTAAACTAGAAGTAAAAACTACTCCCATTGAATTTAAAAAAGAAGGAGCACTATTTATATATAAAAGCAAGAGCGACAGTGTCGTTGCGAAGTTTGATATAGAAATAGCTGAAACACCTTATGAAACCGAAACTGGTTTAATGTATAGAAAATCGATGTTAGGCAACAGAGGTATGTTATTCATTTTTCCTGATGTAGCAATGCATTCGTTTTACATGAAGAATACAGAGATTCCTTTAGATATTATCTTTATAAATGAAGATTTAAAAATCGCTAGTTTTCAAAAAAATGCCGAACCTTTTAATGAAAACGGACTTTCATCACAAGTACCTATAAAATATGTTTTAGAGGTGAATGCAGGTTTGGCTGATAAATTTCTTTTAGAAGCTAAAGATAGTGTTGTTTTTACTAGAGACTAA
- a CDS encoding malate dehydrogenase, with the protein MKVTVVGAGAVGASCAEYIAIKNFASEVVLLDIKEGFAEGKAMDLMQTASLNGFDTKITGITNNYAATAGSDIAVITSGIPRKPGMTREELIGINAGIVKSVASNLIAHSPNVILIVVSNPMDTMAYLVHKTTNLPKNKIIGMGGALDSARFKYRLAEALEAPISDVDGMVIGGHSDTGMVPLTSHATRNSIKVSEFLSEERLNQVAEDTKVGGATLTKLLGTSAWYAPGAAVSSMVQAIACNQMKMFPCSTFLEGEYDLNDICIGVPVLLGKNGIEKIITIPLSDAEKAKMQESADGVKKTNDLLAL; encoded by the coding sequence ATGAAGGTTACAGTAGTAGGAGCAGGCGCTGTGGGTGCAAGTTGTGCTGAATACATAGCTATAAAAAATTTCGCATCAGAAGTAGTTTTATTAGACATTAAAGAAGGCTTTGCCGAAGGTAAAGCAATGGACCTGATGCAAACGGCGTCCTTGAATGGTTTTGATACCAAAATAACAGGGATTACTAATAATTATGCTGCAACAGCTGGTAGTGATATTGCAGTGATTACTTCTGGTATTCCTCGCAAACCAGGAATGACAAGAGAAGAGCTTATAGGAATTAATGCTGGTATTGTAAAGTCAGTAGCCTCTAACTTAATAGCGCATTCACCAAATGTAATTTTAATAGTGGTGAGTAACCCTATGGATACCATGGCTTATTTGGTTCATAAGACTACAAATCTTCCAAAAAATAAAATTATAGGAATGGGTGGTGCCTTAGACAGTGCTCGTTTTAAATATAGATTGGCTGAAGCTTTAGAAGCTCCAATTTCTGATGTCGATGGTATGGTTATCGGAGGTCATAGTGATACAGGTATGGTACCACTTACTTCACATGCCACACGGAACAGTATTAAAGTTTCTGAGTTCTTGTCTGAGGAAAGATTAAATCAAGTAGCTGAAGATACAAAAGTAGGCGGAGCCACATTAACCAAATTATTAGGTACAAGCGCTTGGTATGCTCCTGGAGCAGCAGTTTCAAGTATGGTTCAAGCCATAGCTTGTAATCAAATGAAAATGTTTCCATGTTCTACTTTCTTAGAGGGTGAATATGATTTAAACGATATTTGTATTGGTGTACCAGTACTTTTAGGCAAAAACGGAATTGAAAAAATTATTACCATTCCTTTGAGTGATGCTGAAAAAGCAAAAATGCAAGAAAGTGCAGATGGAGTAAAGAAGACCAATGATTTATTAGCGCTTTAA